The Synechocystis sp. PCC 6714 genome includes the window CGAGTTTGCCCTGCCCCTTGCGAAGGGTCCTGTGTATTGGGCATTAATAATCCCCCGGTGACCATCAAAAATATTGAATATTCCATCATTGAAAAGGGCTGGCAGGAAGGTTGGGTTACTCCGGAACCGCCCGCAAAACGCACGGGTAAAAAAGTGGCCGTGGTAGGGTCTGGCCCCGCCGGTTTGGCCGCCGCCGCCCAGTTAAATAAAGCCGGCCATTGGGTAACGGTGTATGAACGGGAAGACCGCCCCGGTGGTTTGCTCATGTACGGCATCCCCAACATGAAGTTGGACAAGGAAGAAGTGGTACTCCGGCGGTTGAATGTGCTGGAGGCAGAAGGGGTGACCTTTGTTTGCAGTACCGAAATTGGCAAGGACCTTCCCCCAGAAACTTTGCTCAAGGATTACGATGCAGTGGTGCTTTGTACCGGAGCCACTAAACCCAGGGATTTAGCTATTGAGGGACGGGAATTACAGGGCATTCACTTTGCCATGGAGTTTTTAACCGCCAATACCAAAGCTATTTTGAATAAAACCCCTGGCCCCGATTTTATTAGTGCCAAAGACAAAGACGTGGTGATCATCGGTGGAGGAGATACAGGCACCGACTGCGTGGGCACTTCCCTGCGCCACGGTTGCAGAAGCTTAGTGCAACTGGAAATTATGCCTAAACCACCGGAGGAAAGGGCCGCTAACAATCCCTGGCCAGAATGGCCTAAGGTGTACAAAATGGATTACGGTCAGGAAGAAGCCGCCGCGGTCTATGGCCATGACCCCCGCAGTTACCTCACCACCGCCACCAAAATTGAAGGGGATGACCAGGGTCGGGTTAAAGCAGTCCACACTGTCGATGTCCGTTGGGAAAAAGATGATCAAGGGCGATTCATCCCCCAGCAAATAGCAGGTACCGAACAGGTCAGGCCGGCCCAATTGGTACTGCTGGCCATGGGCTTTCTCGGGCCAGAAAGTCAACTTTTGGATGCGATGAAATTGGATAAAGATGCCCGGGGCAATATCAAAGCAGAATATGGCCAGTATGAAACCAGCATTCCCGGGGTATTCGCCGCTGGGGATTGTCGCCGGGGGCAAAGTTTGGTGGTTTGGGCGTTTAACGAAGGTCGAGGGGCGGCCAAAGCCTGTGATCTTTACCTGATGGGAGAAACGGATTTACCCTAAATTTTTGTCCAGTTGACAGTTATTAACCAATATGACGGCCGCTATCCCCCTGGTTATCTTCTGGCTGGGGGATCTTGATGCCAAGCAGCCTGGCAATGGCAGACGTTTGATTAGTAATGTTGAATAATCGAATTAAAAAATATCATAATCCCTTATATTGTCAAAGGGCCCAAGGTTTCCTATGCTTTTCATAGGGTAGATAATCAAATTTTTATTTATCTTCACCAACTTAACCTCAACGGCAGGAAAGGCTATCAAGAGCCGACGCTCAATGTGTCGGGTGTTTGCCCTGGGTTCCTAAAACTCGTTCTGCATTCTCTTGATTTTTCCGTTCACCAAGCTGTTACTGTGGACTGTTAGGCAATCAATCGGGTTCTGGGTTTTGCTCCCTTAGTGGGAATGGCCAGATCCGGCTCTGCCCCTGACCACAGTCAAAATCGCTTGCTAACTTTTACCCGAACTTTCACGATTCTAGGAGACTATCCCCCATGTCCATTGCAGTTGGAATGATCGAAACCCGTGGCTTCCCCGCTGTTGTAGAAGCAGCCGATTCCATGGTTAAAGCCGCTCGGGTTACCCTGGTGGGCTACGAGAAAATTGGTAGCGGTCGGGTCACCGTTATTGTGCGGGGGGATGTGTCCGAAGTACAAGCTTCTGTTTCCGCTGGTATTGAAGCTGCCAACCGAGTCAACGGTGGGGAAGTGCTTTCTACCCACATCATTGCCCGTCCCCACGAAAACTTGGAGTACGTCCTTCCCATTCGCTACACCGAAGAAGTTGAGCAGTTTCGGACATATTAATTCCCTTCCCCTTGGCGATCGGTAGTCAACTACACGGAATGACCGGGACTGCCGAGCTAGACCGAGAGAATTAGATGGGCTTAATTTTAGTTTTTTGATTTGATATTCCCTGGGAGTAACTTAAACCTATGTCAATTGCAGTTGGAATGATCGAAACCCTTGGGTTTCCCGCCGTTGTGGAGGCCGCTGACTCCATGGTGAAAGCCGCCCGGGTTACCCTGGTGGGCTACGAAAAAATTGGTAGTGGTCGGGTTACCGTCATTGTGCGGGGCGACGTGTCTGAAGTTCAAGCCTCTGTTACCGCTGGCATTGAAAATATTCGCCGGGTCAATGGTGGTGAAGTTTTGTCTAACCACATCATTGCCCGTCCCCACGAAAACTTGGAGTATGTCCTTCCCATTCGCTACACCGAGGCGGTGGAGCAGTTCCGGGAAATTGTTAATCCTTCTATTATCCGCCGTTAATTTTCCCTATAATTTGAGCTCAATTAAGCCATGCAACTTGCCAAAGTTTTAGGGACTGTGGTCAGCACCTCGAAGACACCGAACTTGACTGGCGTTAAGCTGCTCCTAGTTCAGTTTCTCGATACCCACGGCCAACCCCTAGAGCGCTATGAGGTGGCCGGTGATGTGGTGGGAGCAGGCTTGAATGAATGGGTGCTGGTGGCCCGGGGAAGCGCCGCCCGTAAGGAACGGGGTAATGGCGATCGCCCTTTGGATGCCATGGTGGTGGGCATTATCGACACGGTTAATGTGGCTAGTGGTTCCCTTTACAACAAAAGGGACGATGGGAGATAGCATTCTCTCCTGATCCCCTTTTATCCCCGACCCAGGGAATGGGGTTTTGCTTGGGACTTATTTTGAACCCGATGCAGTGCTAGCAGTGCCACTAGGCTGGTTTTTCGCTGTATCTAGGAGGAATAATTGCATGGGATCTCGCACCGCCTTGGCTTCCAGGCCTTGGTCTAAACATTTGGCAGACCCCCAGATTGACCCGGCGGCCTACGTTCATTCGTTTGCCAATGTGGTGGGGGATGTGCGTATTCAGCCTGGGGTCAGTGTTGCCCCCGGTAGCTCCATTCGGGCGGACGAGGGAACACCCTTTTGGATTGGCAGTAATGTACTGATTCAACATGGGGTGGTGGTCCATGGTCTAGAAACTGGTCGAGTGCTGGGGGATGATGACCGGGAATATTCCGTTTGGATTGGGCCGGGCACCTGTGTGGCCCATTTGGCGTTGATCCACGGCCCTGTGTACCTGGGCAATAATTGTTTCATTGGTTTCCGTTCCACCGTGCTTAATGCCCGGGTGGGGGATGGGGCGGTGGTGATGATGCATTCCCTGGTGCAGGATGTGGAGATTCCTCCCAACAAGTTGGTTCCTTCCGGTGCCATGATTACCCAGCAACACCAAGCGGACAGTTTGCCCGATGTCCAGGCTGGTGATCGCCGTTTTGTGCAACAGATTGCTTCCATGCAGGGGCAGAGTGCTTCTCCAACCCAGGGAACTAATCCCACCGTGTGTGTTTTACCGGAGTCCCTCCCCGCTGTTACCCCCGTTACCGAAACTCCCTATATAAATTCCATAGACAACATGACTATTAATTCTGACATTACCAACCAGATTCGCTCCCTCCTGGCCCAGGGCTATGGCATCGGTGCAGAGCACGCCAACGAACGGCGTTTTAAAACCAAATCCTGGCAGAGTTGTGGCACAGCTGAAGGTTTCCGCCCCGACCAAGTTATTGCCACAGTGGAAGGTTGGCTCCAGGAGTTTGCGGGGGAATACGTACGGCTGATTGGCATTGACCAGGGGGCTAAGCGCAGGGTAGTGGAAGTGATTATCCAACGCCCCGGCGATGTGCCCGGTTCCCCCAGTCGGGGTACCACCACCACCAAAGCTTTGAGCAGTGGCGGTAGCGGCCGTAGTACCGCTGGCCAGGCAGGCAGTTTAGCGGGAGACGGTGCTAATCAGTTGCGGGCTTTAC containing:
- a CDS encoding carbon dioxide-concentrating mechanism protein CcmK, translated to MSIAVGMIETRGFPAVVEAADSMVKAARVTLVGYEKIGSGRVTVIVRGDVSEVQASVSAGIEAANRVNGGEVLSTHIIARPHENLEYVLPIRYTEEVEQFRTY
- a CDS encoding carbon dioxide-concentrating mechanism protein CcmK, producing the protein MSIAVGMIETLGFPAVVEAADSMVKAARVTLVGYEKIGSGRVTVIVRGDVSEVQASVTAGIENIRRVNGGEVLSNHIIARPHENLEYVLPIRYTEAVEQFREIVNPSIIRR
- the gltD gene encoding glutamate synthase small subunit, producing MGKPTGFLEYTREIPQELSPGDRLRNWDEFHLTMPDKQVETQGARCMDCGTPFCHTGTLISGMASGCPINNLIPEFNDLVYRGLWREALDRLHKTNNFPEFTGRVCPAPCEGSCVLGINNPPVTIKNIEYSIIEKGWQEGWVTPEPPAKRTGKKVAVVGSGPAGLAAAAQLNKAGHWVTVYEREDRPGGLLMYGIPNMKLDKEEVVLRRLNVLEAEGVTFVCSTEIGKDLPPETLLKDYDAVVLCTGATKPRDLAIEGRELQGIHFAMEFLTANTKAILNKTPGPDFISAKDKDVVIIGGGDTGTDCVGTSLRHGCRSLVQLEIMPKPPEERAANNPWPEWPKVYKMDYGQEEAAAVYGHDPRSYLTTATKIEGDDQGRVKAVHTVDVRWEKDDQGRFIPQQIAGTEQVRPAQLVLLAMGFLGPESQLLDAMKLDKDARGNIKAEYGQYETSIPGVFAAGDCRRGQSLVVWAFNEGRGAAKACDLYLMGETDLP
- a CDS encoding ribulose bisphosphate carboxylase small subunit, coding for MGSRTALASRPWSKHLADPQIDPAAYVHSFANVVGDVRIQPGVSVAPGSSIRADEGTPFWIGSNVLIQHGVVVHGLETGRVLGDDDREYSVWIGPGTCVAHLALIHGPVYLGNNCFIGFRSTVLNARVGDGAVVMMHSLVQDVEIPPNKLVPSGAMITQQHQADSLPDVQAGDRRFVQQIASMQGQSASPTQGTNPTVCVLPESLPAVTPVTETPYINSIDNMTINSDITNQIRSLLAQGYGIGAEHANERRFKTKSWQSCGTAEGFRPDQVIATVEGWLQEFAGEYVRLIGIDQGAKRRVVEVIIQRPGDVPGSPSRGTTTTKALSSGGSGRSTAGQAGSLAGDGANQLRALLHQGCKIGLEYATARRFKTGSWLTGGTITSHREGEALQELNRFLADHSNEYVRIIGIDANGKRRVAEIVVQRPNGNGNGKSSGSSSSIGHKSTSVGSAGGSKAGGLTPEVVETIRGLLASGYSIGTEHTDKRRFKAKSWDTCPTIDGGREAEVLAKLETCLADHAGEYVRIIGIDRVGKRRVLEQIIQRPGDSVAAGRSSSSASTSAANNSPSNGFGGGNGGYSNSAVRLDNSVVTQVRSLLAQGYKIGTEHTDKRRFKAKSWQSCAPITSTHESEVLRALEGCLAEHNGEYVRLLGIDPAAKRRVLETIIQRP
- a CDS encoding EutN/CcmL family microcompartment protein — encoded protein: MQLAKVLGTVVSTSKTPNLTGVKLLLVQFLDTHGQPLERYEVAGDVVGAGLNEWVLVARGSAARKERGNGDRPLDAMVVGIIDTVNVASGSLYNKRDDGR